One segment of Bradyrhizobium sp. CB2312 DNA contains the following:
- the rplL gene encoding 50S ribosomal protein L7/L12: MADLQKIVDDLSSLTVLEAAELAKLLEEKWGVSAAAAVAVAGPAGGGAAAAPAEEKTEFTVVLASAGEKKIEVIKEVRAITGLGLKEAKDLVEGAPKPLKEGVNKEEAEKIKAQIEKAGAKVELK; encoded by the coding sequence ATGGCTGACTTGCAGAAGATCGTTGACGACCTCTCGAGCCTCACCGTGCTCGAAGCCGCTGAACTGGCGAAGCTCCTCGAAGAGAAGTGGGGCGTTTCGGCTGCCGCGGCTGTCGCCGTGGCCGGCCCGGCTGGTGGTGGCGCTGCCGCCGCTCCGGCGGAAGAGAAGACCGAGTTCACGGTCGTTCTCGCCTCTGCCGGCGAGAAGAAGATCGAGGTCATCAAGGAAGTCCGCGCCATCACCGGTCTCGGCCTCAAGGAAGCAAAGGACCTCGTCGAGGGTGCTCCGAAGCCGCTGAAGGAAGGCGTGAACAAGGAAGAAGCCGAGAAGATCAAGGCCCAGATCGAGAAGGCTGGCGCCAAGGTCGAGCTGAAGTAA
- the rplA gene encoding 50S ribosomal protein L1, with product MAIGKRLNKAREGIDREKLYPLADAIKMVKERAKAKFDETIEVSINLGVDPRHADQMVRGVVTLPNGTGRTLRVGVFARGAKADEAKAAGADVVGAEDLVEKVQNGSIDFDRCIATPDMMPLVGRLGKVLGPRGLMPNPKIGTVTMDVTGAVKGAKGGSVEFRVEKAGILQAGVGKASFSEEKLVENIKALADAVSKAKPAGSKGTYIQRVAVSSTMGPGVKVEPGTILG from the coding sequence ATGGCAATCGGAAAGCGTTTGAACAAAGCCCGCGAAGGCATTGACCGCGAAAAGCTTTACCCGCTCGCGGACGCCATCAAGATGGTCAAGGAGCGCGCGAAAGCGAAGTTCGACGAGACCATCGAGGTTTCGATCAATCTCGGCGTCGATCCGCGTCACGCCGACCAGATGGTCCGCGGCGTCGTGACCCTGCCGAACGGCACCGGCCGTACGCTCCGCGTCGGCGTGTTCGCCCGCGGCGCCAAGGCTGACGAAGCCAAGGCCGCCGGTGCCGACGTCGTCGGCGCCGAGGACCTGGTCGAGAAGGTGCAGAACGGCTCGATCGATTTCGACCGCTGCATCGCCACCCCCGACATGATGCCGCTGGTCGGCCGTCTCGGTAAGGTGCTGGGCCCGCGCGGCCTGATGCCGAACCCGAAGATCGGCACCGTGACCATGGACGTCACCGGTGCGGTGAAGGGCGCCAAGGGCGGCTCGGTCGAGTTCCGTGTCGAGAAGGCCGGCATCCTGCAGGCCGGCGTCGGCAAGGCCTCGTTCTCCGAGGAGAAGCTGGTCGAGAACATCAAGGCTCTGGCCGATGCCGTCTCGAAGGCGAAGCCGGCCGGCTCCAAGGGCACCTACATCCAGCGCGTTGCGGTGTCCTCGACGATGGGCCCGGGTGTGAAGGTTGAGCCGGGCACCATTCTCGGCTGA
- the rpoB gene encoding DNA-directed RNA polymerase subunit beta, whose translation MAQQTFTGRKRVRKFFGHIKEVAEMPNLIEVQKASYDQFLMVDEPTGGRLDEGLQAVFRSVFPISDFSGTSMLEFVRYEFEQPKYDVDECRQRGMTFAAPLKVTLRLIVFDIDEETGAKSVKDIKEQDVYMGDIPLMTMNGTFIVNGTERVIVSQMHRSPGVFFDHDKGKTHSSGKLLFAARVIPYRGSWLDIEFDAKDIVYARIDRRRKIPVTSLMFALGLDGEAILSTFYKKILYKRTKEGWRVPFDANRFRGYSTVNDLIDADTGKVVLEAGKKLTVRAARQLQEKGLKALRMADEELVGNYVAEDLVNPKTGEIHAEAGEEITDKLMKALNEQGYKELPLLDIDHVNVGPYIRNTLSADKNMTREDALFDIYRVMRPGEPPTLESAQAMFQSLFFDAERYDLSAVGRVKMNMRLDLDAPDTQRTLRKEDILSVIKTLVDLRDGKGEIDDIDHLGNRRVRSVGELMENQYRIGLLRMERAIKERMSSVDIDTVMPQDLINAKPAAAAVREFFGSSQLSQFMDQTNPLSEITHKRRLSALGPGGLTRERAGFEVRDVHPTHYGRICPIETPEGPNIGLINSLATFARVNKYGFVETPYRKVKDGRVTDEVVYLSAMEEGRYTVAQANVPLDPKGRFTEDLVVCRHAGEVLPVTPDKVDYMDVSPKQLVSVAAALIPFLENDDANRALMGSNMQRQAVPLVRAEAPFVGTGMEGVVARDSGAAIAARRSGVIDQIDATRVVIRATEDLDPTKSGVDIYRLMKYQRSNQSTCINQRPLVKVGDIVKKGDIIADGPSTDLGELALGRNVLVAFMPWNGYNFEDSILLSERIVKEDVFTSIHIEEFEVMARDTKLGPEEITRDIPNVSEEALKNLDEAGIVYIGAEVRAGDILVGKITPKGESPMTPEEKLLRAIFGEKASDVRDTSLRVPPGVQGTIVEVRVFNRHGVDKDERALAIEREEIERLAKDRDDEQAILDRNVYNRLAELLEGRQGIAGPKGFKKDTKITRAVLEEYPKSQWWLFASPNDKLMAEIEAMRKQYDESKKGLEQRFLDKVEKLQRGDELPPGVMKMVKVFVAVKRKIQPGDKMAGRHGNKGVVSKIVPIEDMPFLEDGTHADIVLNPLGVPSRMNVGQILETHLGWACAGLGKRIGQTVDAYLSKQDIKPLKETLKKVYGEDETIKTLNDNELLELGHNLSRGVPIATPVFDGAKEADIEEMLKLAGLDASGQSTVYDGRTGDAFDRKVTVGYIYMLKLHHLVDDKIHARSIGPYSLVTQQPLGGKAQFGGQRFGEMEVWALEAYGAAYTLQEMLTVKSDDVAGRTKVYEAIVRGDDTFEAGIPESFNVLVKEMRSLGLNVDLHNSKMGPAPTSEAAE comes from the coding sequence ATGGCGCAGCAGACATTCACCGGTCGCAAACGCGTTCGCAAGTTCTTCGGACACATCAAGGAAGTCGCCGAGATGCCGAACCTCATCGAGGTTCAGAAGGCGTCCTATGACCAGTTCCTGATGGTCGACGAGCCCACCGGCGGCCGTCTCGACGAGGGTCTGCAGGCGGTGTTCCGCTCGGTGTTCCCGATCTCCGACTTTTCGGGCACCTCGATGCTGGAATTCGTCCGCTACGAGTTCGAGCAGCCGAAATACGACGTCGACGAGTGCCGCCAGCGCGGCATGACCTTCGCGGCTCCCCTCAAGGTGACGCTGCGCCTCATCGTGTTCGATATCGACGAGGAAACCGGCGCGAAGTCGGTCAAGGACATCAAGGAGCAGGACGTCTACATGGGCGACATCCCGCTCATGACGATGAACGGCACCTTCATCGTCAATGGCACCGAGCGCGTCATCGTCTCGCAGATGCACCGTTCGCCCGGCGTGTTCTTCGACCACGACAAGGGCAAGACCCATTCCTCGGGCAAGCTGCTGTTCGCTGCCCGCGTGATCCCGTATCGCGGCTCCTGGCTCGACATCGAGTTCGACGCCAAGGACATCGTCTATGCGCGTATCGACCGTCGCCGCAAGATTCCGGTGACGTCGCTGATGTTCGCGCTCGGCCTCGATGGCGAAGCGATCCTGTCCACGTTCTACAAGAAGATCCTCTACAAGCGGACCAAGGAAGGCTGGCGCGTTCCGTTCGACGCCAACCGTTTCCGCGGCTACTCGACCGTCAACGACCTGATCGACGCCGACACCGGCAAGGTCGTGCTCGAGGCCGGCAAGAAGCTCACCGTCCGTGCCGCCCGCCAGCTCCAGGAGAAGGGGCTGAAGGCGCTGCGCATGGCCGATGAGGAGCTGGTCGGCAACTACGTCGCCGAGGACCTCGTCAATCCGAAGACGGGTGAGATCCATGCTGAGGCCGGTGAGGAAATCACCGACAAGCTGATGAAGGCGCTCAACGAGCAGGGCTACAAGGAGCTGCCGCTGCTCGACATCGACCACGTCAATGTCGGCCCCTACATCCGCAACACGCTCTCGGCCGACAAGAACATGACGCGCGAGGACGCGCTGTTCGACATCTACCGCGTGATGCGTCCGGGCGAGCCGCCGACGCTGGAATCGGCGCAGGCCATGTTCCAGTCGCTGTTCTTCGACGCCGAGCGCTACGACCTCTCCGCGGTCGGCCGCGTCAAGATGAACATGCGCCTCGACCTCGATGCGCCGGACACCCAGCGCACGCTGCGCAAGGAAGACATCCTCTCGGTCATCAAGACCCTGGTGGACCTGCGCGACGGCAAGGGCGAGATCGACGACATCGACCATCTCGGCAACCGCCGTGTGCGCTCGGTCGGCGAGCTCATGGAGAACCAGTACCGCATCGGCCTGCTCCGCATGGAGCGCGCGATCAAGGAGCGCATGTCCTCGGTCGACATCGACACGGTCATGCCGCAGGACCTGATCAACGCGAAGCCCGCGGCTGCCGCCGTGCGCGAGTTCTTCGGCTCCTCGCAGCTCTCGCAGTTCATGGACCAGACCAACCCGCTCTCGGAGATCACCCACAAGCGTCGTCTCTCGGCGCTTGGACCGGGCGGTCTGACCCGCGAGCGCGCCGGCTTCGAAGTCCGCGACGTGCATCCGACCCATTACGGCCGTATCTGCCCGATCGAGACGCCGGAAGGTCCGAACATCGGCCTGATCAACTCGCTCGCGACCTTCGCGCGCGTGAACAAGTACGGCTTCGTCGAGACGCCTTACCGCAAGGTCAAGGACGGCCGCGTCACCGACGAGGTCGTGTACCTCTCGGCGATGGAAGAGGGCCGCTACACGGTCGCGCAGGCCAACGTGCCGCTCGACCCGAAGGGCCGCTTCACCGAAGACCTCGTGGTCTGCCGTCACGCCGGCGAAGTTCTGCCGGTGACGCCGGACAAGGTCGACTACATGGACGTGTCGCCGAAGCAGCTCGTTTCGGTCGCCGCGGCGCTGATCCCGTTCCTCGAGAACGACGACGCCAACCGCGCGCTGATGGGCTCGAACATGCAGCGCCAGGCGGTGCCGCTGGTTCGCGCCGAGGCGCCGTTCGTCGGCACCGGCATGGAAGGCGTGGTTGCGCGTGACTCGGGTGCCGCGATCGCGGCACGCCGTTCCGGCGTGATCGACCAGATCGACGCCACCCGCGTCGTCATCCGCGCCACGGAAGATCTCGATCCGACCAAGTCGGGCGTCGATATCTACCGCCTGATGAAGTACCAGCGCTCCAACCAGTCGACCTGCATCAACCAGCGTCCGCTGGTGAAGGTCGGCGACATCGTCAAGAAGGGCGACATCATCGCCGACGGTCCGTCGACCGATCTCGGCGAGCTCGCGCTCGGCCGGAACGTGCTCGTCGCGTTCATGCCGTGGAACGGTTACAACTTCGAAGACTCGATCCTGCTCTCCGAGCGGATCGTGAAGGAAGACGTCTTCACCTCGATCCACATCGAGGAGTTCGAGGTGATGGCGCGCGACACCAAGCTCGGGCCTGAGGAAATCACCCGCGACATTCCGAACGTCTCGGAAGAAGCGCTGAAGAACCTCGACGAAGCCGGTATCGTCTACATCGGCGCGGAAGTGCGCGCCGGCGACATCCTGGTCGGCAAGATCACGCCGAAGGGCGAAAGCCCGATGACGCCGGAAGAAAAGCTGCTGCGCGCCATCTTCGGCGAGAAGGCCTCCGACGTCCGCGACACCTCGCTGCGCGTTCCTCCGGGCGTGCAGGGCACGATCGTGGAAGTGCGCGTGTTCAACCGTCACGGCGTCGACAAGGACGAGCGTGCGCTGGCGATCGAGCGGGAAGAGATCGAGCGTCTGGCCAAGGACCGCGACGACGAGCAGGCGATCCTGGACCGCAACGTCTACAACCGTCTTGCCGAGCTGCTCGAGGGGCGGCAGGGCATTGCCGGTCCGAAGGGCTTCAAGAAGGACACCAAGATCACCCGCGCGGTGCTCGAGGAGTACCCGAAGTCGCAGTGGTGGCTGTTCGCTTCGCCCAACGACAAGCTGATGGCCGAGATCGAGGCCATGCGGAAGCAGTACGACGAGTCGAAGAAGGGGCTTGAACAGCGCTTCCTCGACAAGGTCGAGAAGCTCCAGCGCGGTGACGAATTGCCGCCCGGCGTGATGAAGATGGTCAAGGTCTTCGTCGCGGTGAAGCGCAAGATCCAGCCCGGCGACAAGATGGCCGGCCGCCACGGCAATAAGGGCGTGGTGTCGAAGATCGTGCCGATCGAGGACATGCCGTTCCTCGAAGACGGTACGCATGCCGACATCGTGCTCAACCCGCTGGGCGTGCCCTCGCGCATGAACGTCGGACAGATCCTCGAGACCCATCTCGGCTGGGCCTGCGCCGGCCTCGGCAAGCGTATCGGCCAGACGGTCGATGCCTATCTGTCGAAGCAGGACATCAAGCCGCTGAAGGAAACCTTGAAGAAGGTCTACGGCGAGGATGAGACCATCAAGACGCTCAACGACAACGAGCTGCTTGAGCTTGGCCACAACCTCAGCCGCGGCGTGCCGATCGCAACCCCGGTGTTCGACGGCGCCAAGGAAGCCGACATCGAGGAGATGCTGAAGCTCGCCGGTCTGGACGCTTCGGGTCAGTCGACCGTCTATGACGGCCGCACCGGCGATGCCTTCGATCGCAAGGTGACGGTGGGCTACATCTACATGCTCAAGCTGCACCATCTGGTCGACGACAAGATCCATGCGCGTTCGATCGGTCCGTACTCGCTCGTCACCCAGCAGCCGCTGGGCGGCAAGGCGCAGTTCGGTGGCCAGCGCTTCGGCGAAATGGAGGTGTGGGCGCTCGAGGCTTACGGCGCGGCGTACACGCTCCAGGAGATGCTGACGGTGAAGTCGGACGACGTCGCCGGCCGCACCAAGGTGTACGAGGCGATCGTGCGCGGCGACGACACGTTCGAGGCCGGTATTCCGGAATCGTTCAACGTGCTGGTCAAGGAAATGCGCTCGCTCGGCCTCAACGTCGACCTGCACAACTCCAAGATGGGACCGGCGCCGACGTCGGAAGCGGCCGAGTAA
- a CDS encoding 2-hydroxyacid dehydrogenase, which produces MADKVLIYSRFPKTMMARFAERFELLDTGGKPAHEVFPAGELGDIRAMLTAGGSPLGAEAMDLFPELGTIVCYGTGYDGVDLKAAAARNIAVGHSPGANAASVADIAMTLMLATTRRILVADQYVRSGDWAASKQSPMMRPQAGMPGRRIGVYGMGEIGRKIAARCAAFESEVGYFSRTKYDLPYQYFPSLEALADWCSVLMIAVRAGAETQHVVNADILKRLGADGYVVNISRGSVIDEKALVAALTDKTIAGAGLDVFEKEPHAPDALTALPNVVFAPHIGGHTLDSHVAMQNCVLANLTAFFAGEPLPYAVKSA; this is translated from the coding sequence ATGGCTGACAAGGTCCTGATCTATTCGCGCTTTCCCAAGACGATGATGGCGCGCTTCGCCGAGCGGTTCGAGCTGCTCGACACCGGTGGCAAGCCCGCGCACGAGGTGTTTCCGGCCGGCGAGCTCGGCGACATCCGCGCGATGCTGACCGCGGGCGGCTCGCCGCTCGGCGCGGAGGCGATGGACCTGTTTCCGGAGCTCGGCACCATCGTCTGCTATGGCACCGGCTATGACGGCGTCGATCTGAAGGCCGCCGCCGCCCGCAACATCGCGGTCGGTCACAGCCCGGGCGCAAACGCCGCCTCGGTCGCCGACATCGCGATGACCCTGATGCTGGCGACGACGCGGCGGATTTTGGTGGCCGACCAATATGTCCGCAGCGGCGACTGGGCCGCGTCGAAGCAGTCGCCGATGATGCGGCCTCAGGCCGGCATGCCCGGCCGCCGCATCGGCGTCTACGGCATGGGCGAGATCGGCCGCAAGATCGCCGCACGCTGCGCCGCCTTCGAGAGCGAGGTCGGCTATTTCAGTCGCACCAAGTACGATCTGCCGTATCAGTATTTCCCGTCGCTGGAGGCGCTGGCCGACTGGTGCAGCGTGCTGATGATCGCGGTCCGGGCGGGGGCCGAGACCCAGCACGTCGTCAATGCCGATATCCTGAAGCGCCTCGGCGCGGACGGCTATGTCGTCAATATTTCCCGCGGCTCTGTGATCGACGAGAAGGCCCTGGTCGCGGCGCTCACCGACAAGACCATTGCCGGCGCCGGCCTCGACGTCTTCGAGAAGGAACCGCACGCCCCCGACGCGCTGACCGCGCTGCCCAACGTCGTGTTCGCCCCGCATATCGGCGGCCATACCCTGGACTCGCATGTCGCCATGCAGAACTGCGTGCTGGCAAACCTCACCGCGTTTTTCGCTGGCGAGCCGCTGCCTTACGCGGTCAAATCGGCCTGA
- the rplJ gene encoding 50S ribosomal protein L10 — translation MERAAKKEAVEQLNEVFKTTSVAVVAQYSGLTVAQMQKLRQQMKQAGAAVKVSKNRLAKIALEGTDVVAIGPMLKGPTVIATSNDPVAAPKVAIEFAKANEKFVIVGGSMGKTVLNVDGVKALASLPSLDELRGKIVGLIVAPATKLAQLANAPAGKLARVIQAHASKGEAA, via the coding sequence GTGGAACGAGCGGCAAAAAAGGAAGCGGTCGAACAGCTCAATGAGGTCTTCAAGACCACGAGCGTCGCGGTCGTTGCTCAATATTCCGGCCTCACCGTCGCCCAGATGCAGAAGCTGCGCCAGCAGATGAAGCAGGCGGGCGCTGCGGTGAAGGTCTCGAAGAACCGTCTCGCCAAAATTGCTCTTGAAGGCACTGACGTCGTTGCCATCGGCCCCATGCTGAAGGGACCGACCGTGATCGCCACTTCGAACGATCCGGTAGCGGCGCCAAAGGTCGCCATCGAATTCGCCAAGGCGAACGAAAAGTTCGTCATCGTCGGCGGATCGATGGGGAAGACCGTCCTGAATGTCGACGGCGTGAAGGCGCTTGCCTCGCTGCCGTCGCTTGACGAACTGCGCGGCAAGATCGTCGGCCTCATCGTGGCCCCGGCGACCAAGCTGGCTCAGCTCGCCAACGCGCCCGCGGGCAAGCTCGCGCGCGTCATCCAGGCTCATGCCTCAAAGGGCGAAGCGGCCTGA